The Nitrospira sp. genome contains a region encoding:
- a CDS encoding HEAT repeat domain-containing protein yields MLTLDESNLTLRIGTIAAIAIYSAVFLLLLGILLLRVIRRAKDQRRRAVTDIWRPLLAQCVVEVPDTLPPLTTRDHLVLLYLWNHCYESIRGEARTNLKELARRTGTAKFAKDLLHARLLRRRLLAIVTLGHLQERSIWNDLAAMLQADNAFVSLVAAKALLHIDAKAAIPLLIPVISRRNDWSPLKVVAMFEPAGADLAAEAIAQAACAATPEIGARLIRHIAATQSQHALLPIRKLLQNGTPSDDILAASLFLFGECSDPRDVATIRAHLSHPTWFVRLQAASALGKVGVESDEARLLALLNDEHWWVCYRAAEALSNFPWMTAERLMRLCNGLTTVEAQEHLLPFMAQSNVKTTRPAPAISPQARTA; encoded by the coding sequence GTGCTGACCCTGGACGAGTCAAACCTGACCCTTCGCATCGGCACCATTGCCGCCATCGCCATCTATTCGGCTGTGTTCCTGCTTCTGCTGGGGATTCTCCTCCTACGCGTCATACGACGCGCCAAAGACCAACGGCGCCGTGCCGTCACCGACATTTGGCGGCCATTACTGGCTCAATGCGTCGTCGAGGTACCGGATACGCTTCCTCCGCTCACCACCCGTGACCATCTTGTGTTGCTCTATCTCTGGAACCATTGTTATGAATCCATCAGGGGAGAGGCGCGCACCAATCTGAAGGAACTTGCCCGACGAACGGGAACGGCCAAGTTTGCCAAAGATCTGCTCCACGCCAGGCTGCTCCGCCGCCGCTTGCTGGCCATCGTGACGCTGGGTCATCTGCAAGAACGGTCGATCTGGAATGACCTCGCCGCGATGCTGCAGGCCGACAATGCCTTTGTCTCACTCGTCGCGGCCAAAGCGCTCCTGCACATCGACGCGAAGGCGGCGATCCCGTTGCTGATCCCCGTCATCAGCCGCCGCAACGATTGGTCGCCCCTCAAGGTCGTCGCCATGTTCGAACCGGCAGGCGCAGACCTCGCCGCTGAGGCCATTGCACAGGCCGCCTGTGCAGCGACCCCGGAAATCGGCGCTCGCCTGATTCGCCATATCGCGGCGACCCAGAGCCAGCACGCGCTCCTGCCGATCCGGAAGCTGCTTCAGAACGGCACACCGTCCGATGACATCCTGGCTGCCAGCCTGTTTTTGTTTGGAGAATGCAGCGATCCGCGAGACGTGGCAACGATCCGCGCCCACTTATCTCATCCCACGTGGTTTGTCCGCCTGCAAGCGGCATCGGCGTTAGGCAAGGTTGGAGTGGAAAGCGATGAAGCGCGGCTCCTCGCCCTCCTGAATGATGAGCACTGGTGGGTCTGCTACCGGGCTGCCGAAGCCCTGTCGAATTTTCCCTGGATGACCGCGGAACGGCTGATGCGCCTCTGCAACGGACTCACAACCGTAGAGGCGCAGGAGCACCTGCTGCCGTTTATGGCGCAATCCAATGTGAAGACAACCCGCCCTGCCCCCGCCATTTCCCCACAAGCACGCACAGCCTAA
- a CDS encoding response regulator transcription factor has protein sequence MESAANPKLRVLMVEDEEDTASLLTFLLERASYQVIHAKDGRQAQELADTMAPPDIVLLDVMLPYLSGLQVLTYLRTRNGWESVPIVMLSADGSEHDIKRALENGANDYMIKPFNPRELTSRLKRFVGQAA, from the coding sequence ATGGAATCTGCCGCAAATCCCAAACTCAGAGTGCTCATGGTGGAAGATGAGGAAGACACGGCAAGCCTGCTGACATTTCTTCTGGAACGGGCAAGTTACCAGGTCATCCATGCCAAAGACGGCCGGCAGGCGCAGGAACTCGCCGACACCATGGCTCCCCCAGATATTGTGTTGCTGGACGTGATGCTTCCGTATCTGAGCGGACTCCAAGTGCTGACCTATCTCAGAACGCGCAACGGGTGGGAAAGCGTGCCGATCGTCATGCTGAGCGCCGACGGAAGCGAACATGATATCAAGCGTGCCTTGGAGAACGGCGCCAACGACTATATGATCAAACCCTTCAACCCACGCGAACTGACCAGTCGCCTGAAGCGGTTCGTCGGTCAGGCGGCCTGA